In Actinomycetota bacterium, one DNA window encodes the following:
- a CDS encoding alpha/beta hydrolase, whose amino-acid sequence MTEARRVTPDSDERLAWDIAEFASRPGVYAMAAFGDAALPSDVEERRVQFGDDERQYLVFSMPSEPLVAGFAYLLHGGGWQSGDAGSYRFMARFLAGRGIPAAVGGYRHAPGSRYPAQLEDSIAGYRAACETAVGFGGPMRAGVIGGQSAGAHLAALAAADPRVSGDRPPCGVELSGLLLVSGPLDLEVACGGGMCGLIEELMGSARGPIWDEADPVCRISRQHRFRVLAVHGAHDPLVPVDASRSYVEQTNALRPSAAELVVADSAHHADLVRMFLGDGCAESETMVAWLRAVLGA is encoded by the coding sequence GTGACCGAAGCACGCCGGGTGACCCCGGACTCGGACGAGCGCCTGGCCTGGGACATCGCGGAGTTCGCGTCGCGCCCGGGCGTCTATGCGATGGCGGCCTTCGGCGATGCAGCATTGCCAAGCGACGTCGAAGAGCGACGTGTCCAGTTCGGCGATGACGAGCGTCAGTACCTGGTGTTCTCTATGCCCTCTGAGCCACTTGTCGCAGGCTTCGCGTATCTCCTGCACGGCGGTGGCTGGCAAAGCGGAGATGCCGGAAGCTATCGCTTCATGGCGCGATTCCTGGCAGGTCGAGGTATCCCGGCGGCGGTCGGCGGGTATCGTCATGCGCCGGGCAGTCGCTATCCGGCTCAGCTGGAGGACAGCATCGCAGGCTACCGGGCCGCGTGTGAGACCGCAGTCGGGTTTGGTGGACCGATGCGCGCCGGGGTGATCGGAGGCCAATCGGCCGGGGCGCACCTTGCTGCGCTCGCGGCAGCGGATCCGCGTGTTTCCGGCGATCGACCGCCGTGCGGCGTTGAGCTGTCCGGACTGCTTCTCGTGAGCGGCCCGCTCGACCTCGAGGTCGCATGCGGCGGCGGCATGTGTGGGCTTATCGAGGAACTCATGGGATCTGCCCGTGGCCCCATCTGGGACGAGGCAGATCCGGTGTGCCGCATCTCGCGCCAGCACCGCTTCCGCGTACTCGCCGTTCATGGCGCTCATGACCCGCTGGTTCCCGTCGACGCATCGCGATCGTACGTCGAGCAGACAAACGCCCTGCGCCCGAGTGCTGCGGAGCTGGTGGTGGCTGACTCGGCGCACCATGCCGACCTCGTGCGCATGTTCCTTGGAGATGGCTGTGCAGAAAGCGAGACCATGGTCGCGTGGCTGCGTGCCGTCCTTGGGGCGTGA
- a CDS encoding diguanylate cyclase, translating to MATIEELQDGGAHGLSVFRFQIAALVGLYTIIVFGALYLQARSSTVEALRSQGESYFYLVVTTRAWNSQHGGVWVEKRPAVETNPYLAKMGIPADLRTENGVDLTLRNPSAMTREVSELTDIGFGVTFHLTGKDPVNPGNAPDSWEHAALDAFEAGESSAETFDRTSDTPVFRYMEPLIVEESCFQCHGEQGYKVGDVRGGLSISIPTKQVDDTLRKTATNLGMLAILTLGVAVAVSQAFVTQLRRRLDVANSLLSSMAVTDDLTGVANRRAIMARLTQEFSRSKRSSEPLSLVALDIDRFKRINDQHGHAVGDAVLKEVAARMGDSLREYDGFGRTGGEEFLVIAPETDSEAALRLAERVISQVHAGPVSVGDLELTVTASAGVATIDSRDERGDDLLARTDLQLYRAKAAGRDCARAGEPRKA from the coding sequence ATGGCGACGATAGAAGAACTCCAGGACGGAGGCGCACACGGCCTGTCTGTGTTCCGGTTCCAGATTGCAGCACTCGTCGGGCTCTACACAATCATCGTCTTCGGGGCACTGTACCTGCAGGCGCGCTCATCGACGGTGGAAGCACTGCGTTCCCAGGGCGAGTCCTACTTCTACCTTGTCGTCACCACCCGCGCGTGGAATTCGCAGCACGGCGGCGTATGGGTCGAGAAACGTCCGGCTGTGGAGACGAACCCCTACTTGGCCAAGATGGGGATTCCCGCCGACCTTCGCACCGAGAACGGTGTGGACCTCACTCTTCGTAATCCCTCCGCTATGACGCGCGAGGTCTCCGAACTCACCGACATCGGCTTCGGGGTGACTTTCCACCTCACCGGCAAGGACCCAGTGAACCCCGGCAACGCACCCGATTCCTGGGAACACGCTGCGCTCGATGCCTTCGAGGCCGGTGAGTCGTCCGCCGAGACCTTCGACCGGACATCTGACACCCCTGTCTTCCGGTACATGGAGCCCTTGATCGTCGAGGAGTCATGCTTTCAGTGCCACGGAGAGCAAGGCTACAAGGTCGGCGACGTACGCGGAGGGCTGAGCATCAGCATCCCGACCAAGCAAGTAGACGATACGCTTCGCAAGACCGCGACGAATCTCGGGATGCTCGCAATACTCACGCTGGGCGTAGCCGTCGCTGTCAGTCAGGCATTCGTGACTCAACTCCGTCGTCGCCTCGATGTCGCCAACAGTCTGCTGTCTTCGATGGCCGTTACCGACGATCTGACCGGGGTCGCCAACAGAAGGGCCATCATGGCCAGGCTGACGCAGGAGTTCTCACGCTCGAAACGCTCCTCGGAGCCACTCAGCCTAGTCGCGCTCGACATCGACCGCTTCAAGCGCATCAACGATCAGCACGGCCACGCCGTAGGCGACGCGGTGCTCAAGGAAGTCGCCGCACGCATGGGCGACTCTCTGCGCGAATACGACGGCTTCGGCCGAACCGGGGGCGAGGAGTTCCTTGTGATCGCACCCGAAACAGATTCCGAGGCAGCCCTGCGCCTAGCCGAACGAGTGATCTCGCAAGTGCACGCGGGGCCGGTATCCGTGGGCGATCTGGAGCTGACGGTAACCGCCAGCGCCGGCGTCGCAACCATCGATAGCCGCGACGAACGCGGTGACGACCTGCTCGCTCGAACTGACCTGCAGCTCTATCGGGCAAAAGCCGCCGGTCGGGACTGCGCGCGGGCGGGCGAACCGCGCAAGGCGTGA
- a CDS encoding cyclic 2,3-diphosphoglycerate synthase produces the protein MNRRRIVIMGAAGRDFHNFQTCYRDDSTVEVVAFTANQIPGIAGRPFPADLAGPLYPDGIPILDESELPRLIREHDVQSVVFAYSDIAHEDVMHRASLVLACGADFELLGPARTMIPSTKPVVSVCAVRTGVGKSGISKYVWELLRERGLTAVDVRHPMPYRNLSRMRVERYATIEDLDRFGCTIEEREEYEHLVAMGIIVYAGVDYEAVLREAEKEADVVIWDGGNNDLPFFRSDLEIVALDPHRLGHERRYHPGEANFLRADVLVVNKVDSARPEDIDAVMASAAEFNPGATVVKTASAITAEEPERLAGKRVLVVEDGPTVTHGGMAYGAGALAARRFGAELADPRPYAVKSIRAALEAYPHLTDILPAVGYSAEQLADLQETIAAVPCDFVVIGTPIDLSRLIDIPQPTVRVTYSVQDAGSPTLADVIDRFVADNGLGG, from the coding sequence ATGAATCGCAGACGCATCGTCATCATGGGTGCCGCAGGGCGTGACTTCCATAACTTCCAGACCTGCTACCGCGACGATTCAACCGTCGAGGTGGTCGCGTTTACCGCGAACCAGATTCCGGGCATAGCAGGTCGCCCGTTCCCGGCGGACCTTGCCGGGCCCCTGTACCCAGACGGCATTCCGATCCTTGACGAAAGCGAGCTGCCGCGGCTCATCCGCGAGCACGATGTGCAGAGCGTGGTCTTCGCATATAGCGACATCGCGCACGAGGACGTGATGCACCGCGCGTCGCTCGTTCTGGCTTGCGGCGCCGACTTCGAGCTCCTTGGTCCGGCACGTACGATGATCCCGTCGACCAAGCCGGTCGTTTCGGTGTGCGCGGTCCGCACGGGCGTGGGCAAGAGCGGCATCTCCAAGTACGTCTGGGAGCTCCTGCGTGAGCGCGGGCTGACAGCCGTGGACGTGCGGCACCCGATGCCATACCGCAACCTCTCGCGCATGAGGGTCGAGCGCTACGCGACCATCGAGGACCTCGACCGCTTCGGCTGCACCATCGAGGAGCGCGAGGAGTACGAGCACCTCGTCGCGATGGGTATCATCGTCTACGCGGGCGTCGACTACGAGGCCGTCTTGCGCGAGGCCGAGAAGGAAGCCGACGTCGTCATCTGGGACGGCGGCAACAACGACCTCCCGTTCTTCCGATCCGACCTTGAGATCGTCGCGCTCGACCCGCACAGGCTTGGCCACGAGCGTCGCTACCACCCCGGCGAGGCCAACTTCCTTCGCGCCGACGTGCTGGTCGTGAACAAGGTCGACTCCGCGCGACCCGAGGACATCGATGCCGTGATGGCCTCCGCCGCCGAGTTCAACCCCGGCGCGACCGTCGTCAAGACCGCCTCCGCGATCACTGCCGAGGAGCCCGAGCGGCTCGCAGGCAAGCGTGTCCTCGTGGTCGAAGACGGCCCCACCGTGACTCACGGCGGTATGGCATACGGAGCGGGTGCCCTTGCAGCGAGGCGATTCGGCGCGGAGCTGGCGGATCCTCGGCCGTACGCGGTGAAGTCGATCCGCGCGGCGCTCGAAGCGTACCCTCACCTCACCGACATTCTCCCTGCGGTGGGCTACTCTGCCGAGCAGCTCGCCGACTTGCAGGAGACGATTGCGGCGGTACCCTGTGACTTCGTGGTGATCGGCACGCCGATCGACCTCTCGCGCCTCATCGACATCCCACAGCCGACCGTGCGAGTGACGTACAGCGTCCAGGACGCCGGCTCACCCACGCTCGCTGACGTCATCGACCGATTCGTCGCCGACAACGGCCTCGGTGGGTAG
- a CDS encoding universal stress protein — protein sequence MFDKAVVCTDLTADSASLVACAAGLSSVGVREVVLTHVVDVFSDNPDGPDVGQEQGHAFERQIETLETSGLQVRVEATVGFPAYSLQDITRRHGASLIVVGSHGKGIYSTPFSGSVSSDILTFSDTPVLIVSPAVLSRPDAMACQHLLGHVLCATDFSECAQRAFDVAAGLVDCGARRYALMHVQDSTHLAGESSAVIAEFDRKDAVRLNELRECLLRLGADEVDTEIVFDSPSEAIASRAESGRYTLVIMGSHGRSRGGGQSTLGGVSDSVVKRSEVPVLLVPEAAVMQGNTTEAEVL from the coding sequence GTGTTTGACAAGGCAGTCGTGTGCACGGACCTGACGGCAGACTCGGCCTCTCTCGTTGCCTGTGCGGCCGGTCTCAGCTCTGTCGGTGTGCGCGAAGTGGTTCTGACGCACGTCGTTGATGTGTTCTCCGACAATCCGGACGGTCCTGATGTCGGCCAGGAACAAGGGCATGCGTTCGAGCGCCAGATCGAGACGCTTGAGACGAGTGGTCTGCAGGTGCGCGTCGAAGCAACGGTGGGATTTCCCGCCTACTCCTTGCAGGACATCACGCGCCGCCACGGAGCCTCGCTGATCGTGGTCGGCTCTCATGGCAAGGGCATCTACTCGACACCGTTTTCAGGAAGCGTGTCCTCGGACATCCTGACCTTCAGCGACACGCCGGTGCTCATCGTGTCGCCCGCGGTTCTCTCTCGGCCGGACGCGATGGCATGCCAACATCTGCTTGGCCACGTACTGTGCGCGACGGACTTCTCGGAGTGCGCGCAACGGGCATTCGATGTCGCGGCAGGCCTTGTCGACTGCGGCGCGCGACGGTATGCGCTCATGCATGTGCAGGACAGCACGCACCTTGCCGGGGAGTCATCGGCCGTTATCGCGGAATTCGATCGCAAGGACGCTGTCAGGTTGAACGAGCTGCGCGAGTGTCTTCTCCGGCTCGGTGCTGACGAGGTTGACACGGAGATCGTGTTCGATTCGCCTAGCGAGGCGATCGCTTCGCGCGCGGAGAGTGGGCGCTACACGCTGGTGATAATGGGCTCGCACGGCCGCTCGCGCGGCGGTGGGCAGTCAACACTGGGCGGAGTCAGCGATTCGGTCGTCAAGCGGTCGGAGGTACCGGTACTGCTCGTGCCCGAGGCAGCGGTCATGCAAGGGAATACGACTGAAGCGGAAGTGCTCTAG
- a CDS encoding MFS transporter yields the protein MVDRYGPRRVLVFGELLFVPAALALALADTLPQLTAIVGLWALAGAPVVTSSASFAPYLAQPGERLERLNAWIEGAGSAAFVMGPAVGALIVRYGNVNWVFVLDAATSLVAALLVARVTLTLPKRETAEKRHALAELTEGARTVYSLRSVRYYVLAGSVVWMAFGAFGALEPLFFRDVVKTGIEQMGWINSIFGLGFVVGAMLLPRLPRKLISARGLALMLSLTGLGTIAYVGSPDLRIIATGAFGWAIVIGVLEPLLRTLIHRDSPHRLVGRVMGTAEVHRRMGELLPLAFAPALATRFGVQTVLIGGGLLSTLIGLLSFGEARKIDRELAICGIPDVELQGLKASDEPISPNP from the coding sequence CTGGTCGACCGCTACGGTCCCCGTCGCGTACTGGTCTTCGGGGAGCTCCTGTTCGTGCCGGCGGCGTTGGCGCTCGCACTGGCCGACACCCTGCCCCAACTGACCGCAATCGTCGGGCTCTGGGCTCTGGCAGGCGCACCGGTCGTCACGTCGAGCGCATCTTTCGCCCCCTACCTCGCACAGCCCGGCGAACGCCTCGAGCGCCTGAACGCATGGATCGAGGGAGCCGGTTCCGCCGCCTTCGTGATGGGCCCGGCCGTGGGAGCGCTGATCGTGCGCTACGGGAACGTGAACTGGGTGTTCGTCCTCGATGCGGCCACCTCCCTCGTTGCAGCGCTCCTCGTCGCGCGGGTGACGCTGACTCTCCCAAAACGCGAGACGGCCGAGAAACGGCATGCTCTTGCCGAACTGACCGAGGGAGCACGAACGGTCTATTCACTGCGCAGCGTGCGCTACTACGTGCTTGCCGGCAGCGTGGTCTGGATGGCGTTCGGAGCGTTCGGGGCCCTCGAACCGCTCTTCTTCCGCGACGTGGTCAAGACCGGAATAGAACAGATGGGCTGGATCAACTCGATCTTCGGCCTAGGTTTCGTGGTAGGTGCGATGCTGCTGCCGCGTCTACCGCGCAAGCTCATCTCCGCGCGCGGGCTTGCGCTCATGCTCTCGCTCACGGGTCTCGGCACCATCGCATACGTTGGCTCTCCGGACCTGCGCATCATCGCGACCGGCGCGTTCGGTTGGGCTATCGTCATTGGCGTGCTCGAACCACTGCTGCGCACGCTCATCCACCGCGATTCGCCGCACAGACTCGTAGGGCGTGTGATGGGAACGGCCGAGGTGCACCGGAGGATGGGTGAGCTGCTGCCCCTCGCCTTCGCGCCGGCACTCGCGACGCGCTTCGGCGTGCAGACGGTCCTCATCGGCGGTGGCCTGCTATCGACACTCATCGGTCTGCTGTCATTTGGCGAGGCTCGGAAGATCGATCGCGAGCTTGCCATCTGCGGCATTCCCGATGTCGAACTGCAGGGACTCAAGGCCTCCGACGAGCCGATATCGCCCAACCCGTAG
- a CDS encoding flavodoxin family protein, which yields MKVLAVNGSARKGGNTALMLEAACAPLREAGIECEIVELAGETVGGCTACGACGREKDRRCHGRNDFGNEVIEKMDGADALILGSPVYFADVTSEMKAIIDRAGYTSRANGDMFARKPGAAVIAVRRAGAIHAFDTINHFFLIGRMFVVGSSYWNVGIGRGKGEVAKDEEAMETMRVLGENMGWLLERIGS from the coding sequence ATGAAGGTTCTTGCAGTCAACGGTTCCGCTCGCAAGGGGGGCAACACCGCCTTGATGCTTGAGGCTGCCTGTGCGCCGCTGCGTGAAGCAGGCATCGAGTGCGAGATCGTGGAGCTCGCGGGCGAGACGGTGGGTGGGTGTACCGCCTGCGGTGCGTGCGGCCGCGAGAAGGACCGTCGCTGCCACGGGCGTAACGACTTTGGCAACGAGGTCATCGAGAAGATGGACGGAGCCGACGCGCTGATCTTGGGCTCGCCGGTCTACTTCGCCGATGTGACGTCGGAGATGAAGGCGATCATCGACAGGGCCGGCTACACATCGCGCGCCAACGGCGACATGTTCGCCCGCAAGCCGGGCGCCGCGGTCATCGCGGTGCGACGTGCAGGCGCGATACATGCGTTCGACACCATCAACCACTTCTTCCTCATCGGCCGGATGTTCGTGGTCGGGTCGAGTTACTGGAACGTCGGCATCGGTCGCGGCAAGGGCGAGGTGGCCAAGGACGAAGAAGCGATGGAGACCATGCGCGTCCTTGGCGAGAACATGGGGTGGCTGCTCGAGCGGATCGGCTCGTGA